One segment of Rosa chinensis cultivar Old Blush chromosome 6, RchiOBHm-V2, whole genome shotgun sequence DNA contains the following:
- the LOC112170464 gene encoding polyol transporter 5: MADRRAEENVVSGQPIQKTIADFDPAPKPKRNKFAFACAMLASMTSILLGYDIGVMSGAVIFIQDDLHVSDGQIEVLVGILNLYSLIGSAAAGRTSDWIGRRYTIVFAGAIFFAGALLMGFATNYSFLMFGRFVAGIGVGYALMIAPVYTAEVSPASSRGFLTSFPEVFINAGILLGYISNWAFSKLALNLGWRLMLGVGAIPSVFLALGVLAMPESPRWLVMQGRLGDAKRVLDRTSDSMEESKLRLADIKEAAGIPEHCNEDVVQVPKRSHGEDVWKELILRPTPAVRHILIAAVGIHFFQQASGIDAVVLYSPRIFKKAGIKSKTKLLLATIAVGSVKTVFILVATFLLDRIGRRPLLLTSVAGMIASLGCLGFSLTIIEHSDEKIMWAIVLSISMVLFYVAFFSIGMGPITWVYSSEIFPLKLRAQGCSIGVAVNRVVSGVLSMTFLSLYKAITIGGAFFLFAGIATVGWVFFYTMLPETRGRTLEDMEVLFGKFHKWKEANALLKNKRANPNSNENNTGNGGQVQLGTKGQD, encoded by the exons ATGGCTGACCGGAGAGCTGAAGAAAATGTCGTCTCCGGCCAACCCATCCAGAAAACCATTGCAGATTTCGATCCCGCTCCCAAACCCAAGAGAAACAAGTTCGCTTTTGCTTGTGCTATGTTGGCTTCCATGACTTCTATCCTACTCGGTTATG ATATTGGTGTAATGAGTGGAGCGGTGATCTTCATCCAAGACGACCTCCATGTCTCCGACGGGCAGATCGAAGTTCTAGTCGGAATTCTGAATCTCTACTCCCTCATCGGCTCCGCTGCCGCCGGCAGGACGTCCGACTGGATTGGACGTCGGTATACCATAGTCTTCGCCGGAGCCATCTTCTTCGCCGGAGCTCTTCTCATGGGCTTCGCCACCAACTATTCCTTCCTCATGTTTGGGAGGTTTGTTGCCGGAATCGGCGTTGGTTATGCCCTCATGATTGCTCCTGTCTACACCGCGGAAGTTTCTCCGGCGTCGTCTCGTGGTTTCCTCACGTCTTTCCCTGAG GTGTTTATCAATGCCGGAATCTTATTGGGGTACATATCCAACTGGGCATTCTCCAAGCTCGCACTTAACCTAGGCTGGCGTCTCATGCTCGGCGTCGGTGCAATACCCTCCGTCTTCCTCGCCCTCGGCGTCTTAGCCATGCCGGAATCCCCTCGCTGGCTCGTCATGCAGGGCCGTCTTGGCGACGCCAAGAGAGTCCTCGACCGAACTTCAGACTCCATGGAAGAGTCCAAACTCCGACTCGCCGACATCAAAGAAGCCGCCGGAATCCCCGAGCACTGCAACGAGGACGTCGTTCAAGTCCCAAAACGCAGCCACGGTGAAGACGTCTGGAAAGAGCTCATACTCCGCCCAACCCCCGCCGTCCGTCACATTCTCATCGCCGCCGTCGGTATACACTTCTTCCAACAAGCCTCGGGCATCGACGCCGTCGTTTTGTACAGCCCGAGAATCTTCAAAAAGGCCGGAATAAAGTCCAAGACCAAACTCCTCCTCGCCACCATAGCCGTCGGATCCGTCAAGACAGTCTTCATCCTCGTCGCAACGTTTCTTCTGGACAGGATAGGACGCCGTCCTTTGCTTCTTACCAGCGTAGCAGGGATGATAGCCTCACTTGGTTGTCTCGGTTTCAGCCTCACCATCATCGAACACAGCGACGAGAAGATCATGTGGGCCATTGTTCTCTCCATCAGTATGGTCTTATTCTACGTGGCGTTCTTCTCCATCGGAATGGGCCCCATCACGTGGGTCTACAGCTCCGAGATCTTCCCGTTAAAGCTACGAGCTCAGGGGTGTAGCATTGGAGTCGCCGTCAACAGAGTCGTCAGTGGAGTACTCTCAATGACTTTTTTATCCCTGTACAAGGCCATAACTATTGGCGGAGCCTTCTTTCTTTTCGCCGGAATTGCGACGGTTGGCTGGGTGTTCTTCTATACAATGCTGCCGGAGACACGGGGGAGAACCCTTGAAGATATGGAGGTTCTTTTTGGGAAGTTCCACAAGTGGAAAGAGGCCAATGCTCTGCTCAAGAATAAGCGTGCCAATCCTAATAGTAACGAGAACAACACCGGCAACGGTGGTCAGGTTCAGTTAGGAACAAAAGGGCAAGATTAG